A stretch of Acidimicrobiales bacterium DNA encodes these proteins:
- a CDS encoding phosphoribosylaminoimidazolesuccinocarboxamide synthase, whose product MSIDLGPAWADPFDGIDAAAVADLGPVIRGKVRDIVDLGDTLALIATDRISAFDHVLGTVPYRGQVLNELAAWWFERIADIVPSHVVSVPDANVTIGRRCRTLPVEVVVRGRLSGSTSTALWTKYAAGEREIYGLAFPDGMQKNDALPQPVITPTTKAEQGAHDEPITEREIVATGLVDAARWDEVRTVALDVFARGQELAAAAGLVLVDTKYEFGLDDDDRLTIIDEVHTPDSSRYWRASTVDARLAAGLEPENLDKEAVRLVYAERGYRGDGDPPALDRPLAELAAGVYQEAFAALTGAPLVPASYPAAPRVVDAIRGAAT is encoded by the coding sequence ATGAGCATTGATCTCGGCCCCGCGTGGGCCGATCCGTTCGACGGTATCGACGCGGCCGCCGTCGCGGATCTCGGCCCGGTCATCCGGGGCAAGGTGCGCGACATCGTGGACCTGGGCGACACCCTCGCGCTGATCGCGACCGACCGGATCAGTGCGTTCGACCATGTCCTCGGCACCGTCCCGTACCGAGGCCAGGTCCTGAACGAGCTCGCCGCGTGGTGGTTCGAACGGATCGCCGACATCGTGCCCTCCCACGTGGTCTCCGTCCCCGACGCCAACGTCACCATCGGCCGCCGGTGTCGCACCCTGCCGGTGGAGGTCGTGGTCCGCGGCCGGCTCTCCGGGTCGACCTCCACCGCCCTGTGGACGAAGTACGCGGCGGGGGAGCGGGAGATCTACGGCCTGGCCTTCCCGGACGGCATGCAGAAGAACGACGCGCTGCCGCAGCCGGTCATCACGCCGACGACCAAGGCCGAGCAGGGCGCCCACGACGAGCCGATCACCGAACGCGAGATCGTGGCGACCGGCCTGGTCGACGCGGCGCGCTGGGACGAGGTGCGCACGGTCGCCCTCGACGTGTTCGCCCGGGGGCAGGAACTCGCGGCTGCGGCCGGGCTGGTGCTCGTGGACACGAAGTACGAATTCGGGCTCGACGACGACGATCGCCTGACGATCATCGACGAGGTCCACACGCCCGACAGTTCCCGCTACTGGCGGGCCTCCACCGTCGACGCCCGTCTGGCCGCCGGGCTCGAGCCGGAGAACCTCGACAAGGAGGCCGTGCGTCTCGTCTACGCGGAGCGGGGCTATCGGGGCGACGGCGACCCACCGGCCCTCGACCGGCCGCTCGCCGAACTCGCCGCCGGGGTCTATCAGGAAGCCTTCGCGGCGCTGACCGGTGCGCCGTTGGTGCCGGCGAGCTACCCGGCCGCACCACGCGTCGTCGACGCGATCCGAGGCGCGGCGACATGA
- a CDS encoding thiolase family protein — MATKSTKKSPAKKKPAAKKKTAAAKIEDDSVWLIGTDMTAFGRYPDKDLVDLGAEVAMNAMADGGVTIQDMDVIGAGTLFQASTGYGQRLQKQIGQTGVPVFNVANACATGATALRTVYLSIKAGEADMGLAVGAEQMGKMGLLGGAGSKKEKHVYEPDGRYGAVTGVDGYIGTEGMPGVFAQAGMEYANDYDGVGFEQFAKVAYKNHLHSTLNPLAQYRKEFSMEEIMGAPTMSYPNTLLMCCPTGDGAAAAVLVSGSRLKSMPKKVQKRAVKISASVLTSDPYTESAQVQPDVNTLTRNASVQAYETAGVDPKDLDLVELHDCFATAELIHYDNLGLCEKGGAGDFIDSGAPFRDGTTPVNVSGGLISKGHPIGATGVANVFEVATHLRGEAGDRQIKGAKVGLAHVIGLGSACGVHVMEKSGL, encoded by the coding sequence ATGGCTACGAAGAGCACCAAGAAGTCCCCCGCCAAGAAGAAGCCGGCGGCGAAGAAGAAGACCGCCGCCGCGAAGATCGAGGACGACAGCGTCTGGCTGATCGGCACCGACATGACCGCGTTCGGGCGCTATCCCGACAAGGATCTCGTGGACCTCGGCGCGGAGGTGGCGATGAACGCGATGGCCGACGGTGGCGTCACGATCCAGGACATGGACGTCATCGGCGCGGGCACGCTGTTCCAGGCGAGCACGGGCTACGGCCAGCGTCTCCAGAAGCAGATCGGGCAGACCGGCGTTCCGGTGTTCAACGTGGCCAACGCGTGCGCCACCGGCGCCACCGCGTTGCGCACCGTCTACCTGTCGATCAAGGCCGGCGAGGCCGACATGGGACTCGCCGTCGGTGCCGAGCAGATGGGCAAGATGGGGCTCCTCGGCGGGGCGGGCTCCAAGAAGGAGAAGCACGTCTACGAACCCGATGGTCGCTATGGCGCGGTCACCGGGGTCGACGGCTACATCGGCACCGAGGGCATGCCGGGCGTTTTCGCCCAAGCGGGCATGGAGTACGCGAACGACTACGACGGCGTCGGCTTCGAGCAGTTCGCCAAGGTGGCGTACAAGAACCACCTGCACTCCACGCTCAACCCGCTGGCGCAGTACCGCAAGGAGTTCTCCATGGAGGAGATCATGGGGGCGCCCACGATGAGCTACCCCAACACGCTCCTCATGTGCTGCCCCACGGGCGACGGTGCCGCGGCTGCGGTCCTGGTCTCCGGCTCGCGGCTCAAGAGCATGCCCAAGAAGGTGCAGAAGCGGGCCGTGAAGATCTCCGCCTCGGTGCTGACCTCCGACCCGTACACGGAGTCGGCCCAGGTCCAGCCCGACGTCAACACGCTGACCCGCAACGCGTCGGTACAGGCCTACGAAACGGCCGGTGTCGACCCGAAGGATCTCGACCTCGTCGAGCTCCACGACTGCTTCGCGACGGCCGAGCTCATCCACTACGACAACCTCGGGCTCTGCGAGAAGGGCGGTGCGGGCGACTTCATCGACTCGGGCGCGCCGTTCCGTGACGGCACCACGCCGGTCAACGTGTCCGGTGGCCTGATCTCGAAGGGTCACCCGATCGGGGCGACCGGCGTCGCCAACGTGTTCGAGGTCGCCACCCACCTGCGGGGCGAAGCTGGTGATCGTCAGATCAAGGGCGCCAAGGTCGGTCTCGCGCACGTGATCGGCCTCGGGTCGGCCTGCGGCGTGCACGTCATGGAGAAGTCCGGCCTCTGA
- the purE gene encoding 5-(carboxyamino)imidazole ribonucleotide mutase, with translation MSDDPLVGVIMGSDSDWETMRLAADTLGEFGVAHEARVVSAHRTPDLMVDYAESAETRGLQVVIAGAGGAAHLPGMVAGHTIVPVIGVPIKSRALNGLDSLLSIVQMPGGVPVATMAIGPAGATNAALLAVAMLARHDDALADALHAYRAQRNAQVRAIELDR, from the coding sequence GTGAGTGACGATCCGCTCGTCGGCGTGATCATGGGCAGCGACTCCGACTGGGAGACGATGCGCCTCGCCGCCGACACCCTCGGAGAATTCGGCGTCGCCCACGAGGCCCGCGTCGTGTCGGCCCATCGCACCCCCGACCTGATGGTCGACTACGCGGAATCGGCCGAGACCCGCGGCCTCCAGGTCGTCATCGCCGGTGCCGGCGGTGCCGCCCATCTGCCCGGGATGGTCGCGGGGCACACGATCGTCCCGGTGATCGGCGTCCCCATCAAGAGCCGCGCTCTCAACGGCCTCGACTCGCTGTTGTCCATCGTGCAGATGCCCGGGGGCGTGCCCGTCGCGACGATGGCCATCGGCCCGGCCGGCGCCACGAACGCGGCGTTGCTCGCGGTCGCGATGCTGGCCCGCCACGACGACGCGCTGGCCGACGCCCTGCACGCCTACCGGGCCCAGCGCAATGCGCAGGTCCGGGCCATCGAGCTGGACCGCTGA
- a CDS encoding OB-fold domain-containing protein, whose protein sequence is MAAKKAAKKPAKKRATKRSKKQVPLVDYLRLGERPYLSANECKNCGARFFDRRNACANCGKQEFKKARVRNGAKLKAFTIVHRAAPGIPAPYVSAIVETDDGTTVRSNVVNCDPTPETVELGMKLKLTTYPIGKDDEGTEAVAFGYEPV, encoded by the coding sequence ATGGCCGCCAAAAAGGCAGCGAAAAAGCCCGCGAAGAAGCGCGCGACGAAGCGATCCAAGAAGCAGGTTCCGCTCGTCGACTACCTCCGGCTCGGTGAACGGCCCTATCTCTCGGCCAACGAGTGCAAGAACTGCGGGGCCCGCTTCTTCGACCGTCGCAATGCGTGCGCCAACTGTGGCAAGCAGGAGTTCAAGAAGGCGCGGGTGCGCAACGGCGCCAAGCTGAAGGCGTTCACCATCGTGCACCGTGCAGCGCCCGGCATTCCGGCGCCCTACGTCTCGGCGATCGTCGAGACCGACGATGGCACCACGGTTCGCTCCAACGTGGTGAACTGTGACCCGACCCCCGAGACGGTCGAGCTCGGCATGAAGTTGAAGCTGACCACCTATCCGATCGGCAAGGACGACGAGGGCACCGAGGCCGTCGCGTTCGGCTACGAACCCGTCTGA
- a CDS encoding nitroreductase family protein: MGHGRGSREAALSDTPPSFAEVVRRRRMTRAFVDTAIAADVVDAMVDRARRAPSAGNTGGTEFLVLEGAAATAAYWDTTLPAGSRATFPWPSLLAAPVLIVPWVDPDAYAARYAEDDKAHTGLGADPADWPVPYWFVDGGAVVMALLLEAEARDLGALFFGLFDHEDAVRARFGVPAGRRAVGTVAIGHRAPDRPSASATRPRPPLDEVIHRTHW; this comes from the coding sequence CTGGGCCATGGCCGAGGATCTCGAGAAGCTGCTCTGAGCGACACCCCGCCGTCGTTCGCCGAGGTCGTTCGGCGGCGGCGCATGACGCGGGCGTTCGTCGACACCGCAATCGCCGCCGACGTCGTGGACGCGATGGTCGACCGCGCTCGGCGGGCGCCGTCGGCGGGCAACACCGGCGGGACCGAGTTCCTGGTCCTGGAGGGTGCCGCGGCGACCGCCGCCTACTGGGACACGACGCTTCCGGCCGGCAGCCGGGCGACGTTCCCGTGGCCGAGCCTGCTCGCCGCGCCGGTGTTGATCGTCCCGTGGGTGGACCCCGACGCGTACGCGGCCCGCTACGCCGAGGACGACAAGGCCCACACCGGACTCGGCGCAGATCCGGCGGACTGGCCGGTGCCGTACTGGTTCGTCGACGGGGGAGCGGTCGTGATGGCGCTCCTGCTCGAGGCCGAGGCTCGTGACCTGGGCGCACTCTTCTTCGGACTCTTCGACCACGAGGACGCCGTCCGCGCCCGCTTCGGCGTCCCCGCCGGCCGCCGCGCCGTCGGTACGGTCGCCATCGGCCATCGCGCCCCCGATCGTCCGTCCGCATCCGCCACCCGACCCCGCCCACCCCTCGACGAGGTCATCCACCGCACCCACTGGTAG
- the purL gene encoding phosphoribosylformylglycinamidine synthase subunit PurL, whose protein sequence is MTLRIDVIATDDPEGAQIVSSAPLIGVDGLDDCRVSRVYHVAGAIESGDLDRLCTEVLVDPVVDRHTIGEPPAPVGQAVEVAPMAGVTDADARELERAAAQLGLPAIQVSTARRYDLVGDLDATAVATITRRLLANDTIERSTTGALEPVFAGEASVDARVDDVPLAGLSDDALAALSRERVLSLDVNEMRVIQAHFEAEGRAPTDAELETLAQTWSEHCVHKTFRARIELTHTAADGTVTVTELDGLLPALREVTEELDPWWLRSAFVDDAGIIAFDDDLDLAFKVETHNHPSALEPFGGANTGVGGVVRDILGVSARPIACTDVLCFGPSDLPDDRLPTGVLHPRRIRDGVVAGIGDYGNKLGLPTVNGAVLYHEGYVGNPLVYCGALGLLPHGSHPTEAQRGDRIISIGGRVGRDGIHGATFSSAGMDASTVDSVGSAVQIGDPITEKGCIEVVERARDAQLYTAITDCGAGGFSSAVGEMGEDLGVEVDLAGVPLKYPGLQPWEIWLSEAQERIVMAVPPGRLDALRALCDDWDVELTDLGHFTGDRRLVVRQGDLGVVDMPMAFLHDGLPRREMVGAWTDPAPAPPLAATPDAKLLLALLAHPDVASKEDIVRRYDHEVRGGTVVRPFMGPHADGPADAAVLKPLGTGHHPIAAVLSNGICPRVGLHDPWAMALLAMDEAVRNLVAVGGDPDRVAVLDNFCWGDPTKPDRLGGLVRAVQGCTDGARRYRMPFISGKDSLFNEFDGQAIPGTLLISAVGLVPDIAHAINSAAMQPGHDLWLVGEGTARLGGSLVDAVLELGATEVPQPLDDPLPRYRAVHAAIAGGLIAAAHDASDGGLLVAIAEMALGARAGVHVTVPTDGLDPLAALTNEAPGRLVLAASPEHRDAVAETLGGHARRIGEVMADDRIVIRVSDAPDDAEGLEQASHTIVEVSIDDAVAAFTGAGR, encoded by the coding sequence GTGACGCTACGCATCGACGTGATCGCCACCGACGACCCGGAGGGCGCCCAGATCGTGAGCTCGGCGCCGCTCATCGGCGTCGACGGACTCGACGACTGCCGGGTCAGCCGGGTGTACCACGTCGCCGGCGCGATCGAGTCCGGCGATCTGGACCGGCTGTGCACCGAGGTGCTGGTCGACCCGGTCGTCGACCGCCACACGATCGGCGAGCCGCCAGCCCCGGTGGGTCAGGCGGTGGAAGTCGCCCCGATGGCCGGCGTGACGGATGCGGACGCCCGTGAGCTGGAGCGGGCCGCGGCTCAGTTGGGACTCCCGGCGATCCAGGTGTCGACGGCGCGTCGCTACGACCTGGTCGGCGATCTCGATGCGACGGCGGTCGCCACGATCACCCGTCGCCTCCTCGCGAACGACACGATCGAGCGGTCGACCACCGGCGCGCTCGAGCCCGTCTTCGCGGGGGAGGCGAGCGTCGACGCCCGGGTCGACGACGTGCCGCTGGCCGGGCTCTCCGACGACGCGCTCGCCGCGCTCAGCCGCGAGCGGGTGCTCTCGCTCGACGTCAACGAGATGCGCGTCATCCAGGCCCACTTCGAGGCCGAGGGGCGCGCCCCGACCGACGCGGAACTCGAGACGCTCGCCCAGACCTGGTCCGAGCACTGTGTGCACAAGACCTTCCGGGCGCGGATCGAACTCACCCACACCGCCGCCGACGGCACGGTCACCGTGACCGAGCTCGACGGCCTCCTGCCCGCGTTGCGCGAGGTCACCGAGGAGCTCGATCCGTGGTGGCTCCGCAGCGCCTTCGTGGACGACGCCGGCATCATCGCCTTCGACGACGATCTGGACCTCGCGTTCAAGGTGGAGACCCACAACCATCCGTCCGCGTTGGAGCCGTTCGGTGGCGCGAACACCGGCGTCGGCGGTGTGGTGCGCGACATCCTCGGCGTGTCCGCCCGGCCGATCGCGTGCACCGACGTGCTCTGCTTCGGGCCCAGCGACCTGCCCGACGACCGGTTGCCCACCGGCGTGCTCCATCCCCGTCGCATCCGTGACGGCGTCGTGGCCGGGATCGGCGACTACGGCAACAAGCTCGGCCTGCCCACCGTCAACGGGGCGGTCCTCTACCACGAGGGGTACGTGGGCAACCCGCTCGTGTACTGCGGCGCCCTCGGGCTCCTGCCCCACGGCTCGCACCCGACCGAAGCCCAGCGGGGCGATCGCATCATCTCCATCGGCGGTCGGGTCGGGCGCGACGGCATCCACGGGGCGACCTTCTCGTCGGCCGGGATGGATGCTTCCACCGTGGACTCCGTCGGGTCGGCGGTGCAGATCGGCGACCCGATCACCGAGAAGGGGTGCATCGAGGTCGTCGAACGGGCGCGCGACGCTCAGCTCTACACGGCGATCACCGACTGTGGCGCCGGTGGCTTCTCGAGCGCGGTGGGCGAGATGGGCGAGGACCTCGGCGTCGAGGTCGATCTCGCCGGAGTGCCGCTGAAGTACCCCGGGCTGCAGCCGTGGGAGATCTGGCTGTCCGAGGCCCAGGAGCGCATCGTGATGGCGGTCCCACCGGGCAGGCTCGATGCCCTGCGGGCGCTCTGCGACGACTGGGACGTCGAACTCACCGATCTCGGCCACTTCACCGGTGACCGACGGCTCGTCGTGCGTCAGGGTGACCTCGGTGTCGTCGACATGCCGATGGCGTTCCTGCACGACGGGCTTCCTCGCCGCGAGATGGTCGGCGCCTGGACCGACCCCGCGCCCGCCCCACCGCTCGCGGCGACACCTGACGCAAAGCTGTTGCTCGCCCTGCTCGCGCACCCCGACGTGGCCTCGAAGGAGGACATCGTCCGCCGCTACGATCACGAGGTGCGGGGCGGCACCGTCGTGCGCCCGTTCATGGGCCCGCACGCCGACGGCCCCGCCGATGCCGCCGTGCTCAAGCCGCTCGGCACCGGCCACCACCCGATCGCCGCGGTGCTCAGCAACGGGATCTGTCCCCGCGTCGGCCTGCACGACCCGTGGGCGATGGCGTTGCTCGCGATGGACGAGGCGGTGCGCAACCTGGTCGCCGTCGGCGGCGACCCGGACCGCGTCGCCGTGCTCGACAACTTCTGTTGGGGTGACCCGACCAAGCCGGATCGCCTCGGCGGACTCGTTCGCGCCGTACAGGGCTGCACCGACGGTGCCCGCCGCTATCGGATGCCGTTCATCTCGGGGAAGGACAGCCTCTTCAACGAGTTCGACGGACAGGCGATCCCGGGCACGCTGCTCATCTCCGCCGTCGGCCTCGTGCCCGACATCGCGCACGCGATCAACAGTGCGGCGATGCAGCCCGGCCACGATCTCTGGCTGGTGGGGGAGGGCACCGCCCGTCTCGGGGGCTCGCTGGTGGACGCCGTCCTCGAACTCGGCGCCACCGAGGTGCCGCAGCCGCTCGACGATCCGTTGCCCCGCTACCGGGCCGTCCACGCCGCCATTGCCGGCGGACTGATCGCCGCCGCCCACGATGCGAGCGACGGCGGGCTGCTGGTCGCCATCGCCGAGATGGCGCTCGGGGCCCGTGCGGGCGTCCACGTCACGGTGCCGACCGACGGGCTCGATCCGCTCGCCGCGCTCACCAACGAAGCGCCGGGCCGGCTCGTCCTGGCCGCCTCGCCGGAACACCGTGACGCGGTCGCGGAGACGCTCGGCGGGCACGCCCGCCGCATCGGCGAGGTGATGGCCGACGACCGCATCGTGATCCGCGTGTCGGACGCACCCGACGACGCCGAAGGCCTGGAGCAGGCGAGCCACACCATCGTCGAGGTGAGCATCGACGATGCCGTCGCGGCCTTCACGGGAGCTGGGCGATGA
- the purQ gene encoding phosphoribosylformylglycinamidine synthase I: MSEPPILIPHASGTNRDGEAAQAVELAGGDPRIVHVNELRDGRVAFADHAGVLLPGGFSYGDALGAGGRLALELRTWFAEELAALVAAGRPVLGICNGFQVLVKAGLLPGPMSSPRAVTLTENARGRFECRWVTLRVDVRTTSWLSAAEGAVIRCPIAHGEGRIAVTDPGVTQGLEDGGQIAFRYMHTGAAPIEEPLKPADGAYPANPNGSVGDIAGLCDPSGAVVGLMPHPEDHVFAWQRPSGPDEGSGLPVFEAFVGAAR, translated from the coding sequence ATGAGCGAGCCGCCGATCCTCATTCCCCACGCGTCCGGCACGAACCGCGACGGCGAGGCGGCCCAGGCGGTCGAGCTCGCCGGCGGTGATCCCCGCATCGTCCACGTGAACGAACTGCGCGACGGCCGGGTCGCGTTCGCCGACCACGCCGGGGTGCTCCTGCCCGGCGGGTTCAGCTACGGCGACGCGCTGGGCGCGGGTGGCCGGCTCGCGCTCGAGCTGCGCACCTGGTTCGCCGAGGAGCTCGCGGCCCTGGTGGCCGCGGGCCGGCCCGTTCTCGGCATCTGCAACGGATTCCAGGTACTGGTGAAGGCCGGCCTCCTGCCCGGGCCGATGTCGTCGCCGCGGGCGGTCACGCTCACCGAGAACGCCCGGGGCCGGTTCGAGTGCCGGTGGGTCACGTTGCGGGTGGACGTCCGCACCACGAGTTGGCTCTCCGCCGCCGAGGGCGCGGTGATCCGCTGCCCGATCGCCCACGGTGAGGGACGGATCGCGGTCACCGACCCCGGTGTCACACAGGGACTCGAGGACGGCGGGCAGATCGCCTTCCGCTACATGCACACGGGTGCCGCTCCCATCGAGGAGCCGCTGAAGCCCGCCGACGGCGCCTACCCGGCCAACCCCAACGGCAGCGTCGGCGACATCGCCGGGCTGTGCGATCCGTCGGGAGCCGTGGTCGGCCTCATGCCCCACCCGGAGGACCACGTGTTCGCCTGGCAGCGGCCGTCGGGCCCGGACGAGGGCTCGGGCCTTCCCGTGTTCGAGGCGTTCGTCGGGGCCGCCCGATGA